Proteins from a genomic interval of Toxotes jaculatrix isolate fToxJac2 chromosome 5, fToxJac2.pri, whole genome shotgun sequence:
- the nat10 gene encoding RNA cytidine acetyltransferase, with amino-acid sequence MATVRKKVDNRIRVQIENGVALQHRTMFVVVGDRGRDQVVILHHMLSKATVRARPSVLWCYKKDLGFSSNRKKRMRQLQKKIKTGTLNLNQDDPFELFVAATNIRYCYYNETHKILGNTYGMCVLQDFEALTPNLLARTIETVEGGGIVVILLRTMNSLKQLYTMTMDVHSRYRTEAHQDVVGRFNERFILSLASCKNCVAIDDQLNILPISSHMANIKPVPPKTQEDGLSPREQELKDLKESLQDTQPVGVLVDCCRTMDQAKAVLKFIEAISEKTLRSTVALTAARGRGKSAALGLAVAGAVAFGYSNIFVTSPSPDNLHTMFEFIFKGFDVLQYQEHLDYEIIQSLNPEFNKAVVRVNIFKEHRQTIQYIHPGDAVKLGQAELLVIDEAAAIPLPLVKNLLGPYLVFMASTINGYEGTGRSLSLKLIQQLRQQSADSQQSMSAENRSTNTARLAAARSLHEVSLHESIRYAPGDAVEKWLNDLLCLDCLSIPRLISGCPLPQTCDLYYVNRDTLFCYHKASEAFLQRLMALYVASHYKNSPNDLQMLSDAPAHHLFCLLPPVPPTQNSLPEVLAVVQVCLEGEISRQSILNSLSRGKKASGDLIPWTVSEQFQDPEFGSLSGGRVVRIAVNPDYQGMGYGSRALQLLQMYYEGKFPTMDESTHLNHNEITSVSSEAVSLLEEVITPRKELPPLLLKLSERRAERLDYLGVSYGLTAQLLKFWKKAGYTPVYLRQTPNDLTGEHSCVMLKELNTDETPEQSQWLSAFWKDFRRRFLSLLSYQFSSFHPSLSLSILQNKKSKEEGTILSSSELAAHFSPYDLKRLELYSRSMVDYHLIMDLIPAVARIFFLKQLGDISLSAAQCALLLGIGLQHKSVEELEKEIDLPSSQLMGLFNRLVRKLVQVFTSIQENAIEAEMATTKDVTMEPTVRSLNDDLNEAAKEFEEQHKQDIAKVKEIDLEEYRIRGDDEEWDQVLKKAGNTAVISIKSDKKRKLDGGNVTASNGGPQHGKLKKKEMQHGKFKKNKDRHGKFGKKV; translated from the exons ATGGCAACAGTCCGCAAGAAGGTAGACAACCGGATCCGGGTCCAGATAGAGAATGGAGTCGCTCTGCAGCACCGCACTATGTTTGTGGTGGTGGGAGACCGTGGTAGAGATCAG GTTGTGATCCTGCATCACATGCTGTCTAAAGCCACCGTCAGAGCCCGACCCTCTGTACTCTGGTGCTACAAAAAAGACCTAGGATTCAGCAG CAATCGCAAGAAGCGCATGAGACAACTGCAGAAGAAGATTAAAACAGGCACGTTGAATCTGAATCAGGATGACCCGTTTGAACTCTTCGTCGCTGCGACCAACATTCGCTACTGTTACTACAATGAAACACACAAGATCCTGGGAAACACGTACGGCATGTGTGTCTTACAG GATTTTGAAGCGCTCACTCCAAACCTATTAGCGAGAACTATCGAGACTGTAGAAGGAGGTGGGATAGTCGTCATACTGCTGAGGACAATGAACTCTCTCAAACAGCTGTACACTATGACTATG GACGTACACTCTCGATACAGGACTGAGGCTCATCAAGATGTGGTGGGAAGGTTCAATGAGAG GTTCATTCTGTCTCTTGCATCCTGCAAAAACTGTGTTGCCATTGATGACCAGCTCAACATCCTGCCAATCTCCAGCCACATGGCAAACATCAAGCCAGTACCTCCAAAGACTCAG GAGGACGGTTTGTCTCCACGAGAACAGGAGCTGAAGGACCTGAAAGAGTCCCTTCAGGACACTCAGCCTGTTGGTGTGTTGGTGGATTGCTGCAGGACCATGGATCAG GCCAAGGCAGTGCTGAAGTTCATTGAGGCAATCTCAGAGAAGACCCTGAGGAGCACTGTGGCTCTGACTGCTGCCCGTGGTCGAGGCAAGTCTGCAGCTCTGGGGCTGGCTgttgctggagctgtggctttTGG ctactCCAATATCTTTGTAACCTCACCAAGTCCAGACAACCTCCACACCATGTTTGAGTTCATCTTCAAAGGATTTGATGTTCTGCAGTATCAG GAGCATCTTGACTATGAAATCATCCAGTCTTTGAATCCAGAGTTCAACAAAGCAGTGGTGCGGGTGAACATCTTCAAAGAGCATCGGCAGACGATTCAG TACATCCACCCAGGCGATGCAGTGAAACTGGGCCAGGCTGAACTGCTGGTCATTGACGAGGCTGCAGCCATCCCTCTCCCTCTGGTGAAGAACTTGCTGGGTCCTTATCTGGTTTTCATGGCCTCCACCATCAACGG GTACGAAGGCACTGGACGTTCCCTCTCTCTCAAACTGATTCAGCAGTTGAGGCAGCAGAGTGCAGACAGTCAGCAGAGCATGTCAGCAGAGAACAGGTCCACCAACACAGCGAGGCTAGCAGCAG CTCGCTCTCTCCACGAGGTTTCTCTTCACGAGTCCATTCGGTACGCTCCAGGAGACGCTGTGGAGAAGTGGCTGAATGATCTGCTCTGTCTGGACTGTCTCAGCATCCCCAGGCTCATTTCTGGCTGTCCACTTCCACAGACCTGTGACCT ATATTATgtgaacagagacacactgttCTGTTACCACAAGGCGTCTGAGGCGTTCCTGCAGAGGTTGATGGCTCTCTATGTGGCATCACACTACAAG AATTCCCCCAACGACCTGCAGATGTTGTCTGATGCTCCGGCCCATCACCTCTTCTGCCTTCTGCCGCCTGTTCCTCCCACACAGAACTCACTACCTGAGGTTCTTGCTGTGGTGCAG GTGTGTCTGGAGGGAGAAATATCTCGGCAGTCCATCCTAAATAGTCTGTCCAGAGGGAAGAAGGCCTCTGGTGATCTCATTCCCTGGACTGTGTCAGAACAA TTCCAAGACCCAGAGTTCGGCAGCCTGTCTGGAGGCAGAGTGGTGCGAATAGCTGTTAATCCAGACTACCAAGGA ATGGGTTATGGCTCCAGAGCTCTCCAGCTCCTGCAAATGTACTATGAGGGCAAGTTTCCCACCATGGATGAGAGCACACACTTGAACCACAATGAGATCACCTCCGTCAGCAGTGAG GCTGTTAGTCTTCTGGAGGAGGTTATCACACCACGGAAGGAGCTCCCccctctgctgctgaagctgagtgagaggagagcagagagactggACTATTTAGGAGTTTCCTATGGCCTTACCGCACAGCTGCTGAA GTTCTGGAAGAAAGCAGGTTATACTCCAGTCTACTTAAGACAAACCCCT AACGATCTGACAGGAGAGCACTCTTGTGTGATGCTGAAGGAGCTGAACACAGACGAAACCCCGGAGCAGAGCCAGTGGCTGTCCGCCTTCTGGAAAG atTTCCGTCGGCGCTTCCTGTCCCTCCTCTCCTACCAATTCAGCAGCTTCCATCCGAGCCTGTCACTCAGCATCCTGCAGAATAAGAAGTCCAAAGAGGAGGGGACCA TTCTCAGTAGCTCCGAGCTGGCAGCTCATTTCAGCCCTTATGACCTCAAACGTCTGGAGTTGTATTCGAGGAGCATGGTGGACTATCACCTCATCATGGACCTAATCCCAGCTGTGGCACGCATATTCTTCCTCAAGCAGCTCGGTGACATCTCCctctcagcagcacagtgt GCGTTACTACTGGGTATAGGGTTGCAGCACAAGTCGGTGGAGGAGCTAGAAAAGGAAATTGATCTCCCAAGCTCGCAGCTCATGGGCCTCTTCAACCGTCTCGTCCGTAAACTTGTGCAA GTCTTCACCAGCATCCAAGAAAACGCGATTGAGGCAGAAATGGCGACCACTAAAGACGTTACCATGGAGCCAACTGTCAGAAGCCTTAATGATGATCTG AATGAAGCTGCAAAGGAGTTTGAGGAGCAACACAAGCAGGATATAGCGAAAGTTAAAGAAATTGACTTGGAAGA GTATAGGATCCGTGGAGATGATGAGGAGTGGGACCAGGTGTTGAAGAAAGCAGGGAACACGGCTGTCATCAGCATAAAGAG TGACAAGAAGAGGAAGTTAGACGGCGGAAACGTGACAGCAAGCAACGGGGGTCCCCAGCACgggaaactgaaaaagaagGAGATGCAGCACGGCAAATTCAAGAAGAACAAGGACAGGCATGGCAAATTCGGAAAGAAGGTGTGA
- the adal gene encoding adenosine deaminase-like protein yields MDNEDGVFYRQLPKVELHAHLNGSVSPETIEKLICRKPHLNIKQSMTAIGKNQERTLEECFQVFKVIHQLVDTEEDILMVATDVIREFAADSVKYLELRSTPREVKATGLTSRRYIETVIRAIQLCKNEGLDIDVRFLVAIDRRNGANVAMETVDLAEEFLLSSDGLVVGLDLSGDPTVGSAKALLPALEKAKKCGLKLSLHLSEVPSQLEESNLLLNLPPDRIGHGTFLHPEVGGSQSLVDKVLKNNIPLELCLTSNIKGKTVPCYSKHHFKYWYQLGHPSVICTDDKGVFCTNLSREYQLAASTFGLSHEAVWTLSQQAIDCIFAPDTVKQELNQKWIDLKPQVFGEA; encoded by the exons ATGGATAATGAGGATGGTGTCTTTTATCGGCAGCTGCCAAAAGTG GAGCTTCACGCTCACCTCAACGGCTCTGTCAGCCCCGAGACCATCGAGAAACTCATCTGCCGAAAACCACATCTCAACATTAAACAAAGCATGACTGCTATCGGCAAAAACCAGGAGAGGACACTGGAGGA gtgttttcaggtcTTCAAGGTCATCCATCAGCTGGTGGACACGGAGGAGGACATCCTGATG GTGGCCACAGATGTAATCAGGGAGTTTGCGGCTGATTCTGTCAAATACTTGGAGCTCAGAAGTACACCAAGGGAGGTGAAAGCCACAG GATTGACTAGTAGGAGATACATTGAAACGGTCATCAGAGCAATCCAGCTGTGTAAAAATGAAGGATTGGACATTGATGTCAG GTTTCTGGTGGCGATTGACCGCAGGAATGGGGCaaatgttgccatggagacagtgGACCTAGCTGAAGAGTTCCTGCTGTCCTCTGATGGTTTGGTGGTGGGACTTGACCTGAGTGGAGATCCAACG GTGGGCAGTGCAAAGGCTCTACTTCCAGCTCTAGAGAAGGCCAAGAAATGTGGACTTAAGTTGTCACTGCATCTCTCAGAA GTACCGTCCCAGCTGGAGGAGTCAAATTTGCTGTTGAATCTTCCTCCAGACAGGATCGGCCATGGCACTTTCTTGCATCCTGAAGTGGGTGGATCTCAAAGTCTGGTTGACAAAGTGCTGAAGAACAATATACCACTGG AACTATGCCTGACATCAAATATCAAAGGAAAAACTGTGCCATGTTACTCCAAACATCACTTCAAATACTGGTACCAGCTGGGACATCCAAGCGTGATTTGT ACTGACGATAAGGGGGTGTTCTGTACAAACTTGTCTCGGGAATATCAGCTGGCAGCTTCCACGTTTGGTCTAAGTCATGAAGCCGTATGGACACTCTCCCAGCAGGCCATAGACTGTATCTTCGCACCAGACACCGTGAAACAGGAGCTCAATCAGAAGTGGATTGATTTAAAGCCTCAGGTGTTCGGTGAAGCCTAA